In Sulfitobacter sp. M39, the following proteins share a genomic window:
- the rpsE gene encoding 30S ribosomal protein S5: MARDDNRGGNRRNQRDETPEFADRLVAINRVSKTVKGGKRFGFAALVVVGDQKGRVGFGKGKAKEVPEAIRKATEQAKRQMIRVQLREGRTLHHDMEGRHGAGRVVMRTAPEGTGIIAGGPMRAVFEMLGVKDVVSKSIGTQNPYNMIRATMDGLKKESSPRAVAQRRGKKVADILPKREDNVESSAQVAEEA; the protein is encoded by the coding sequence ATGGCAAGAGATGACAACCGGGGTGGCAACCGCCGCAACCAACGCGACGAGACACCCGAATTCGCCGACCGCCTAGTGGCGATCAACCGCGTTTCCAAAACCGTTAAGGGTGGTAAGCGCTTTGGCTTTGCTGCACTTGTCGTTGTTGGCGACCAAAAGGGCCGCGTAGGCTTCGGCAAAGGTAAAGCGAAAGAGGTTCCAGAAGCCATTCGCAAAGCCACCGAGCAAGCAAAGCGCCAAATGATCCGCGTTCAGCTGCGCGAAGGCCGCACACTGCACCACGACATGGAAGGCCGTCACGGCGCCGGTCGCGTTGTAATGCGCACAGCACCAGAAGGTACCGGGATCATCGCCGGTGGTCCAATGCGTGCCGTATTCGAAATGCTTGGTGTTAAGGACGTTGTATCGAAGTCCATCGGGACCCAGAACCCTTACAACATGATCCGCGCCACCATGGACGGCCTGAAAAAAGAATCTTCGCCACGTGCTGTTGCTCAGCGTCGCGGCAAGAAAGTTGCAGACATTCTGCCCAAGCGTGAGGACAATGTTGAATCGTCCGCACAAGTCGCTGAGGAGGCATAA
- the secY gene encoding preprotein translocase subunit SecY, which produces MVSAVESMAANTSWSALGKATDLRNRILFTLGLLIVYRLGTFIPVPGIDGTALRQFMESAGQGIGGMVSMFTGGALGRMGIFALGIMPYISASIIVQLMTSMVPALEQLKKEGEQGRKKINQYTRFGTVALATLQAYGLAVSLEAGDIAADPGMYFRIACMITLVGGTMFLMWLGEQITARGIGNGISLIIFVGIIAEVPAAIAQFFSSGRSGAISPAIIVGVLVMVIATIMFVVFMERALRKIHIQYPRRQVGQKMYDGGSSHLPVKVNPAGVIPAIFASSLLLLPVTISTFSGNSTGPVMSVLLANFGPGQPLYLLFFVAMIVFFAYFYTFNVSFKPDEVADNLKNQNGFVPGIRPGKKTAEYLEYVVNRILVLGSLYLAAVCILPEILRGQFAIPFYFGGTSVLIVVSVTMDTIQQVQSHLLAHQYEGLLERSQLRGKSGKPRKKRSPVRR; this is translated from the coding sequence ATGGTATCAGCCGTCGAAAGCATGGCCGCCAACACCAGTTGGTCCGCGTTGGGCAAGGCGACAGACCTGCGCAACCGGATTCTATTCACTCTGGGGTTGTTGATCGTTTATCGCCTTGGCACGTTCATTCCGGTTCCCGGGATCGACGGCACCGCCCTGCGCCAGTTTATGGAAAGCGCGGGTCAAGGCATCGGCGGCATGGTTTCCATGTTCACCGGCGGCGCACTTGGCCGTATGGGGATCTTTGCCTTGGGTATCATGCCCTACATCTCTGCATCGATCATCGTTCAGCTGATGACCTCGATGGTGCCCGCGCTTGAGCAGCTCAAGAAAGAGGGCGAGCAGGGGCGCAAGAAGATTAACCAATACACTCGCTTCGGCACGGTGGCTTTGGCGACGCTGCAGGCCTATGGCCTGGCTGTATCCCTAGAGGCTGGCGATATCGCCGCTGATCCGGGCATGTATTTCCGCATCGCTTGTATGATCACACTGGTCGGCGGCACGATGTTCCTGATGTGGCTGGGTGAGCAGATCACTGCACGCGGTATCGGTAACGGCATTTCGCTTATCATCTTTGTTGGCATCATCGCCGAGGTTCCTGCCGCGATCGCGCAGTTCTTCTCTTCGGGTCGTTCCGGTGCGATCAGCCCTGCGATTATCGTCGGCGTTTTGGTCATGGTCATCGCGACGATCATGTTCGTTGTGTTCATGGAGCGTGCCTTGCGCAAGATCCACATCCAGTACCCGCGCCGTCAGGTTGGGCAAAAGATGTACGATGGCGGCTCTTCGCACCTGCCGGTCAAGGTCAACCCCGCCGGTGTTATTCCCGCGATCTTTGCCAGCTCTTTGTTGCTGCTGCCGGTCACGATCAGCACGTTCTCGGGCAATTCTACGGGTCCGGTGATGTCGGTACTGCTGGCCAACTTCGGCCCCGGCCAGCCGCTGTACCTGCTGTTCTTCGTCGCGATGATTGTCTTCTTTGCGTATTTCTACACGTTCAACGTCAGCTTCAAACCTGACGAGGTTGCGGACAACCTAAAGAACCAGAACGGTTTCGTCCCCGGCATCCGCCCCGGTAAGAAAACCGCTGAGTATCTAGAATATGTGGTGAACCGCATTCTGGTGCTCGGGTCGCTTTACCTCGCGGCTGTTTGTATTCTGCCCGAAATTCTGCGCGGACAGTTTGCGATCCCGTTCTACTTTGGCGGTACGTCGGTGCTGATTGTTGTGTCCGTGACCATGGACACGATCCAGCAGGTCCAAAGCCATCTGCTTGCACATCAGTATGAAGGTCTGCTTGAACGTTCCCAGTTGCGCGGTAAGTCTGGCAAACCACGGAAAAAACGGAGCCCGGTACGTCGATGA
- the rplR gene encoding 50S ribosomal protein L18 codes for MANSKRQLFLKRRLRVRNKLRRVNAGRLRLSVHRSNKNISAQLIDDVNGVTLASASSMEKDLGVVGKNNIEAATKVGSAIAERAQKAGVSEAYFDRGGFLFHGKIKALADAAREGGLKI; via the coding sequence ATGGCAAACAGCAAAAGACAACTGTTTCTGAAACGCCGCCTGCGCGTTCGGAACAAACTTCGCCGGGTCAACGCAGGGCGTCTTCGCCTTTCCGTTCACCGCTCGAACAAAAACATCAGCGCCCAGCTGATCGACGACGTAAACGGGGTCACATTGGCTTCCGCGTCCTCGATGGAAAAAGACTTGGGCGTTGTTGGCAAGAACAACATCGAAGCAGCGACCAAGGTTGGTTCGGCAATCGCCGAGCGTGCCCAGAAGGCCGGTGTAAGCGAAGCATATTTTGACCGTGGCGGTTTCCTGTTCCACGGCAAGATCAAAGCTTTGGCCGATGCAGCCCGTGAAGGCGGTCTGAAAATCTAA
- the rpsM gene encoding 30S ribosomal protein S13, with amino-acid sequence MARIAGVNIPTAKRVPIALTYITGIGNSSAAAICEAVGIDSTRRINELSDAEILKIREYIDENYTVEGDLRRDTQMNIKRLMDLGCYRGLRHRRNLPVRGQRTHTNARTRKGPAKAIAGKKK; translated from the coding sequence GTGGCACGTATTGCCGGCGTAAACATCCCGACTGCAAAGCGGGTTCCAATCGCCCTCACATATATCACCGGTATCGGTAACTCCTCCGCAGCTGCAATCTGCGAAGCTGTTGGCATCGATTCCACGCGTCGTATCAACGAACTTTCGGATGCTGAAATCCTGAAGATCCGTGAATATATCGACGAAAACTACACCGTTGAAGGTGACCTGCGTCGCGACACGCAGATGAACATCAAGCGCCTGATGGACCTTGGTTGCTACCGTGGCCTGCGCCACCGTCGTAACCTGCCGGTTCGTGGTCAGCGTACCCACACCAACGCTCGTACGCGCAAAGGCCCTGCAAAGGCCATTGCCGGTAAGAAGAAGTAA
- a CDS encoding adenylate kinase codes for MNIILLGPPGAGKGTQARHLVETRNMVQLSTGDMLREAKDSGTEMGNMVADVMARGDLVTDEIVIGLIREKLEDTTDHGGFIFDGFPRTLAQATALGELLEATGKPLDHVIQLGVDDEALVTRISGRSTCGNCGEVYHDVTKPQPADGKCEKCGASDFKRRADDNEESLRNRLMEYYKKTSPLLGYYYAHNMLTRVDGLADIKEVQDSIAKVLDA; via the coding sequence ATGAACATTATTCTCTTAGGACCACCCGGAGCGGGTAAAGGTACACAAGCGCGTCATCTGGTTGAGACACGCAATATGGTGCAGCTTTCCACTGGTGACATGCTGCGTGAAGCCAAAGACAGCGGGACAGAGATGGGCAACATGGTTGCCGATGTCATGGCGCGCGGTGATCTGGTGACCGACGAGATCGTGATCGGCCTGATCCGTGAAAAGCTGGAAGACACCACCGATCACGGCGGTTTTATCTTTGACGGTTTCCCGCGCACACTGGCGCAGGCCACTGCGCTTGGTGAGCTGCTTGAGGCGACAGGCAAGCCATTGGATCACGTGATCCAGCTGGGCGTGGATGACGAGGCGCTGGTCACCCGTATCTCCGGTCGGTCCACCTGCGGCAACTGTGGCGAAGTCTATCACGACGTGACCAAGCCTCAGCCAGCCGACGGTAAGTGCGAGAAATGCGGTGCGTCCGACTTCAAACGCCGCGCAGACGATAACGAGGAAAGCCTCCGCAATCGTTTGATGGAATACTACAAGAAGACCTCGCCGCTGTTGGGCTATTACTACGCCCACAACATGCTCACGCGCGTTGATGGTTTGGCGGACATTAAAGAGGTGCAGGACAGCATCGCCAAGGTTCTGGACGCTTAA
- the rpmD gene encoding 50S ribosomal protein L30, with the protein MAKTIVIKQVGSPIRRPADQRATLIGLGLNKMHRVRELEDTPSVRGMIRKISHMVEIIEEKG; encoded by the coding sequence ATGGCTAAGACGATCGTAATCAAGCAGGTTGGCTCGCCAATCCGCCGCCCCGCCGACCAGCGCGCTACGTTGATTGGTCTGGGTCTGAACAAAATGCACCGTGTGCGTGAACTGGAAGACACACCTTCCGTGCGCGGCATGATCCGCAAGATCTCTCACATGGTTGAGATCATCGAAGAAAAAGGCTGA
- the rplF gene encoding 50S ribosomal protein L6 has product MSRIGKKPVDLPSGVTASVSGQTIEVKGPKGTRSFKATDDVTLAVEDNVVTITPRGKSKRARQQWGMSRTMVSNLVAGVTEGFKKELEIQGVGYRAAMNGNTLKLNLGLSHDVDYVAPEGVTVTAPKQTEIVVEGIDEQLVGQVAANIRAWRKPEPYKGKGIRYKGEFVFRKEGKKK; this is encoded by the coding sequence ATGTCTCGTATTGGTAAAAAACCGGTCGACCTGCCAAGCGGTGTTACAGCATCCGTGAGCGGCCAGACCATCGAAGTCAAAGGCCCCAAGGGAACACGTTCCTTCAAGGCAACTGACGACGTTACATTGGCTGTCGAGGACAACGTGGTCACCATCACACCACGCGGCAAATCCAAGCGCGCACGCCAGCAGTGGGGCATGAGCCGCACAATGGTAAGCAACCTGGTTGCCGGCGTCACCGAAGGCTTCAAAAAAGAGCTTGAGATCCAGGGTGTTGGTTATCGTGCTGCCATGAACGGCAACACGCTGAAACTGAACCTGGGCCTGTCCCACGATGTTGACTATGTGGCACCCGAAGGTGTGACAGTCACAGCCCCGAAACAGACCGAGATTGTGGTAGAAGGCATTGACGAACAGCTTGTTGGTCAGGTCGCTGCGAACATCCGCGCGTGGCGCAAGCCCGAGCCCTACAAGGGCAAAGGCATCCGCTATAAGGGTGAGTTCGTCTTCCGCAAAGAAGGCAAGAAGAAGTAA
- the rpsK gene encoding 30S ribosomal protein S11, with protein sequence MAREKTKTKRKVSKNIAAGVAHVNSSFNNTKILISDVQGNAISWSSAGTMGFKGSRKSTPYAAQMAAEDAGKKAQDHGVKTLEVEVQGPGSGRESALRALAAAGFNITSIRDVTPMAHNGCRPPKRRRV encoded by the coding sequence ATGGCACGCGAAAAGACAAAGACGAAGCGTAAGGTTTCCAAGAACATCGCCGCAGGCGTGGCGCATGTTAACTCCAGCTTCAACAACACAAAGATCCTGATCTCTGACGTTCAGGGTAACGCAATTTCCTGGTCCTCCGCAGGCACCATGGGCTTCAAAGGGTCGCGTAAATCGACACCTTACGCGGCTCAAATGGCTGCTGAAGATGCAGGTAAAAAAGCCCAAGACCACGGCGTGAAAACGCTGGAAGTCGAAGTGCAAGGCCCCGGCTCCGGCCGTGAAAGCGCCCTGCGCGCGCTGGCAGCTGCCGGGTTCAACATCACATCGATCCGTGACGTGACCCCAATGGCGCACAACGGCTGCCGCCCTCCGAAACGCCGCCGCGTCTAA
- the rplO gene encoding 50S ribosomal protein L15, whose translation MKLHELSDNEGATKKRKRVGRGPGSGTGKMGGRGIKGQKSRSGVSINGYEGGQMPLYQRLPKRGFTKPNRKSYAVVNLGLIQKFIDAKKIDASAAITEDALISSGLVRRKLDGIRVLAKGDFNAKVELQVSGASKSAVEAVEKAGGKLTVTAPAAANADA comes from the coding sequence ATGAAACTTCATGAACTGTCTGACAACGAAGGCGCCACCAAGAAACGCAAGCGCGTCGGCCGTGGTCCTGGTTCCGGCACCGGTAAAATGGGTGGCCGTGGTATCAAAGGTCAGAAATCCCGTTCGGGTGTATCGATCAACGGTTACGAAGGCGGTCAAATGCCCTTGTACCAACGTCTTCCAAAGCGCGGCTTCACCAAGCCAAACCGGAAGTCCTATGCCGTTGTAAACCTGGGCCTGATCCAGAAATTCATCGACGCCAAAAAGATCGACGCCTCCGCTGCGATCACCGAGGATGCCCTGATTTCCTCCGGTCTGGTCCGTCGCAAGTTGGATGGTATCCGCGTTCTGGCCAAAGGCGATTTCAACGCCAAGGTTGAACTGCAGGTTTCCGGTGCATCCAAATCCGCGGTTGAAGCCGTTGAAAAAGCGGGCGGCAAACTGACCGTCACAGCACCTGCCGCGGCAAACGCAGACGCGTAA